The segment CCTCTTTGATTCTCTCTTtatccttctttttcttcttcttcttgggcGTGCCGTCATGGCACTGCTCGGCCGGCTCTGGGACCGGTTGTGCTTCCTGTGGTTCTTGCTGGCCGGCAGGAATGCTCGGCTCCGAGTTCTCGCTCATAGCCATCAGCTCCTGCACCCTGTGGTgcacaaaaatgaaaacaacagtCATTCGAGAGTGTAACAACACACTGGAGGGCCAAACCCCCAGAATAACTTCCACAACATCTTCTACTTTACACCCAGGTTGAATTTGTGCACAACAGGCTAatatgaagatttttttttaataagtaaaCTCTTTATGAGAGAGTAGATCATCTCTAATTGCTACTGAGATGTTCACCACAGCTGTGTGCATTGGTCAGAAACACGGCACACTGCTGCTATTAAAGATCCTCCTGTTAAAGTGCAGCCCAACAGAAATGCTGTGTTAGCGCCTGGCATCATTAAGGCTTTGAAatccttacctgactccgccagatagatttgctccgcatatccatctggaaaccttccgttgaagtaattttgggaaggggcgaaaatactggttagctgattggcctgtgttggtgatagacgggccaaataaatcagattcgtcgtcgctctgttacgagcgacgacgaaaacacaaccacaagccaagctactcttgctgctgcaggtaaaggctcgttagctcagcaaagaaatactctgtaattccgataaaacttgctcgatagccacgctaacgctagtttcatcggctgaagccaccatgttctttagactgaactgttgcgcttcccgttgcgtcacacctcaacccgcctcaaagccaacgctgattggacgttcgtttggtgaacggctccaaattttcttcaacggagagtagccagactgatctgcgagtgaaaccttgaaaactcgcgagatcaggatggtctcacgaggctattgAAATCCATGgatagtttaaaataaaatcctggtgGTCTTGAgctgaaaactgaaaacagCTCAAAGGGTCTTTAGGAAGGATAACAAAATGCGGCCAAATCAATTCAGACACAAAATGAAGCCTTGTGAAACGTGATTTTGAAGTTGTGTGCTCAGTGTGCCCTACTGACGACTATTGATAaatattatttgtaaaacaaaatgttgcaaGATTTACATAAAGAgcattaagtaaaaaaaaaaaaaaaagaatactgtaaaatcaacccaaatcattctcatttatcacccaggatggaagtaacattccctctAAATAATTGCTCCTCTCcgtcaacaatgtcttagtcatgtttttctaaCATCAAACCGAAAGGTACGGCCCGGAACGACTTCGAATGAGAGTGTAGcttgtgtttacttcctggtttctgaaccaatcatatgagagttcccaaaacagcatttggtattttatcttggcaaaagagcagcagcctgcaaacatggaagccagtaagagaagcggaccagaaatcgTCTCAACAATACCTAAGAAGCCTCAGGATCCTTCAAAAAGGGCAAACAACCTAAGGCGGTTGTCTCACAGACACAGAGTTGGCAAAGTTTCTCCTGTACAGGTAAgcccagttgttgttttttctgatcGGTTTATGTTATTCCAACCAAAGTTTGATTTGCCGGACAGTGTTGTTTGATTAATGCGCCTGAATTAATGAACATATTAGTTCACAGTGCGCCATATAATCCGGTGTGCTTTATTGCCTGAAAATATGGTAAATTTGTTTCGGTAAATTGGAGGCCTGCGTCGATCCAGGATCAGGACAGCCCCAAGAACATCAACCCGGATCAGTTTTGCATTAAAGCCCGATTAGCCGTCCGTTCACTGCCATACCTGGTCCTGTCGAGTTGTCCTCTGATTAGCAGCACCCCTGCAGCATCAGCATCCAGCGCCATCACCTTGAACTCCAGCTCCGCCCCGATCCTCGGCCCGGCGTCCCTCCAGGTTTCCACGGAGACGAGATTTGGTTTGGGGATGCTGGCGTTGAAGCAGCCGTGTACGAGGCAGCCCACGTGACTCACTCCGAGTTTATTCACCTTACCCTACGAAAAAAAGGTCAACACTGAGCGCCATGGCGATAGATCACATTAGCACTGCCTCTTTGAGGAGAGGTTGCAAGGATAAATATTTAGTAAAACTTTTATTATGGTGCATATtcatataaacattttttttgctacattttaGGGAAAGCCATCCAGTTTGTATTGAACCAAAAAAAGTAGTTATCTTTGCAGATCGCTTGTTTAACTCCAGTTGGTGCAGTACCTCAATAATAAGACATTATGCTAAAGAAAAAATTGGCTGAATTACAGCTTTTCAGGAAATAATGTCCACCTCACCAGGAGCTTCTGTCCCTTTTTGGCCTGGAACACGATAAAGTCGGCCTCGATGTCCATGTGGATGTAGCCGCTGTCGTCGTAAATGTCTCCATGTTGGGTGGCGATCCTGATGTTGTCATATGCTAAAGGAACCCCATGGAGACTGGAAGAGACACACATGATGGCAAACTGTGTTAGTGAGgcactttaaaacagtttaattaacGGAcggtcacaaaaaaaaaaaaaaaggtttgctgcatttcattgaCTTCATCGAGAACTAAGGTCAATTTCAGGGTTTCTATcaatcagcagaaaaaaaagatacttttaaacaaataaaacctcaaagattttgtttgcttttcctgtttttacagcttgttttattttaccttctTAAAAACACGTCTTTTAAACAAtgtgaaaacacagaaaaacccCTTTGATTTAGCCAGATACTTTATTCCCTTAACGTCCAGCATATAAGAATATATTAcaaacatttaagaaaatgGCATCATACTTAAAGATAACACTGTCTGTTAAGGGACAATGACATCAGGTCTAAATACAGGTGCAGCTACATAAgtcaaaaatatttcagtaaatcagttcaaaaagaaaatttaatctCTAGATTCACTACATAGTAATACATTTAACCATTTTGATGGTTGTGGCTTACAACCAATGCAAAGTCAGTTCCTGAgaaaatttgaaaacaaaataggAACAATGAAAAAGGGagtttaaaatagaaaatgtcATGGTGTTCAAGGGGCAACCTGCTGACTTGCTTTGTCCATTTAGATACTGACACAAGCCTCACAATTCTCTAAAGGCTGTGGTTATCCCGGTTGCATGTAAATCTATTTCTACTgcactttttcctttcactcaactttccattcatTTGATTGAATACAGCAATCTGTGAACAGCCAACTTCTTGAGCAGATCCCTTTCTGTAGCTTACCCCCCTCATGCAGGTTGTGTGTCGGTCTGGTGGACAGCTGTCAAAGTCAGCAGGGCCCCCCATGATTATGGGGGTCATGATGACATGTATATTGGTCTGGAGTAATATCATAATCATCCACATAACACAAGTCTGAACTAAAACGTCTTggtaataaatacaaaaataaaacaaaagtaaaatgcaTCTGTCTGTAAAATTTAAAGTTTTGACTGTTAATCTGGAGTAAAATCTAAAGCAACTACTATCAAACAAAATTTAGAGATTACAAATATCTAAATAACACCCACTTGTAtcaatttgaaagaaaaaaatgagaacTCCCTAATTttataagtattttattttataataggAGGAAAATGCAGCCATGACTCGTCTATCTCCAACCAGGGAGAGAACCTTTGGACTGGAAAGGGGAAAACAGACAGAGCGTAAACTATACTGGCAGAcgttcacaaaataaaataaaataacacaacatAGAATCCACAACAAACTGAACTTTAAAGACCACCGTACCTCTGGGAGAACTTCAACAGCTCGGCGTCCAGCTCCTCCTGTATTCCCGTCCTCTTCTTGCTCAGGTAGACGGGCGGCAGCGCTATGTGCCTGCGGTGGGTGTTCAGCACCAGGCACGAGTACGGCGCCGACAGCAGCTCCGAGGCGGCCGCGAATGACGGGATGGCGCCGGCGCTTCCGCCCGGCACACGCGACTCCTGATCCGGTTTGACTGGCGAGCCCGCAGCGGGGGCCTCGCCGGGCATTTTCACGTGGTTTTGGTCCTCTTCGGCATGCTTCAAGTTCGCCATGCTGCAAGGAGACCGGAAGACAAACAAGTGAGCGCTTCCGCCACT is part of the Fundulus heteroclitus isolate FHET01 chromosome 13, MU-UCD_Fhet_4.1, whole genome shotgun sequence genome and harbors:
- the polr1f gene encoding DNA-directed RNA polymerase I subunit RPA43 — translated: MANLKHAEEDQNHVKMPGEAPAAGSPVKPDQESRVPGGSAGAIPSFAAASELLSAPYSCLVLNTHRRHIALPPVYLSKKRTGIQEELDAELLKFSQSLHGVPLAYDNIRIATQHGDIYDDSGYIHMDIEADFIVFQAKKGQKLLGKVNKLGVSHVGCLVHGCFNASIPKPNLVSVETWRDAGPRIGAELEFKVMALDADAAGVLLIRGQLDRTRVQELMAMSENSEPSIPAGQQEPQEAQPVPEPAEQCHDGTPKKKKKKKDKERIKEEETEEEIRIPPPVLNGSTGETNSGVTPEKKKKKKKEKHVKEEQDQTEVSAMEDQSCFSDKPSKKRKLDSWTDAPSGDDPTPKKSKKKRKTDI